A stretch of Pseudomonas sp. CCC3.1 DNA encodes these proteins:
- a CDS encoding TRAP transporter substrate-binding protein, translating into MFKHTLKALVCALPLFAGLASAADPISIKFAHVVAEHTPKGQGALMFKKLAEERLPGRVKVEVYPNSSLFGDGKEMEALLLGDVQLLAPSLAKFEHYAKPIQIFDLPFLFNDINALDRFQQSPQGQGLLKSMESKGITGLGYWHNGMKQLSANKALYEPKDARGLKFRVQSSAVLDEQFKALRAAPRKMSFAEVYQGLQTGVVNGTENTWSNYESQKVNEVQKFFTESNHGAIDYMVITNTKFWNSLPEDVRSSLDAIMAEVTVEVNKQAEALNKNSRQTIVDSGTSEIITLTPEQREQWREAMRPVWKKFENDIGVDLIKAGEQANQSS; encoded by the coding sequence ATGTTCAAACACACCCTCAAGGCTTTGGTTTGCGCCCTGCCTCTGTTCGCCGGTCTGGCGAGCGCAGCAGATCCCATCAGTATCAAATTCGCCCACGTCGTTGCCGAACACACGCCCAAAGGACAGGGCGCGCTGATGTTCAAAAAGCTGGCGGAGGAGCGTCTGCCTGGACGGGTCAAGGTCGAGGTCTATCCGAACTCTTCGTTGTTCGGTGACGGCAAAGAAATGGAAGCGCTACTGCTGGGCGATGTGCAACTACTGGCGCCGTCGCTGGCCAAGTTTGAGCACTACGCCAAGCCAATCCAGATATTCGATCTGCCATTCCTGTTCAACGATATCAATGCGCTTGACCGCTTCCAGCAGAGCCCGCAAGGCCAAGGCTTGCTCAAGTCCATGGAGAGCAAAGGTATTACGGGCCTCGGTTATTGGCATAACGGCATGAAGCAGTTATCCGCCAACAAAGCCCTGTACGAACCCAAGGATGCCCGCGGTTTGAAGTTCCGGGTGCAGTCGTCTGCCGTTCTGGATGAGCAATTCAAGGCCTTGCGCGCCGCACCCCGCAAAATGAGCTTTGCCGAGGTGTATCAGGGGTTGCAGACCGGTGTGGTCAATGGCACCGAAAACACGTGGTCGAACTACGAAAGCCAGAAGGTGAATGAGGTACAGAAATTTTTCACCGAGTCTAATCATGGCGCTATCGATTACATGGTGATCACCAACACCAAGTTCTGGAACAGCCTGCCCGAAGATGTACGCAGCTCGCTGGATGCGATCATGGCCGAGGTCACCGTTGAGGTGAACAAGCAGGCCGAAGCGCTGAATAAAAACTCCCGTCAGACCATCGTCGATTCGGGTACCAGCGAAATCATCACCCTGACGCCTGAGCAGCGCGAACAATGGCGTGAAGCGATGCGCCCCGTATGGAAAAAGTTTGAGAACGACATTGGTGTCGACCTGATCAAGGCTGGGGAGCAAGCCAACCAAAGCAGTTAA
- a CDS encoding CoA ester lyase, producing the protein MQEAIVRSALFVPGTRPERIPKALESGADAVIVDLEDAVAEHLKVEARDNLDAFLDANPQARVLVRINAPQHEQQTADLALCRRQPGVVAILLPKAESVEQVDQATASGKPVWPIIESAKGLLELPAIALAKGIERLSFGALDLGLDLGLISGTAASQRMLDQARYAILLHSTLARLAPPLDSVFPDIKNPDGMTRMAADARDMGFGGLLCIHPSQVALIHAAFMPRPEELEWAQRVLAAVASGNGVFVVDGQMVDAPVIEHARRVLRRAGPLSA; encoded by the coding sequence ATGCAAGAAGCCATCGTTCGTTCGGCGTTGTTTGTTCCGGGCACTCGCCCGGAGCGTATTCCCAAGGCCCTGGAAAGTGGCGCCGATGCCGTTATCGTCGACCTTGAGGACGCCGTGGCGGAACACCTCAAGGTTGAGGCGCGGGACAATCTGGATGCATTTCTAGATGCCAATCCGCAGGCGCGGGTGTTGGTACGCATCAATGCGCCGCAGCATGAACAACAGACAGCCGATCTGGCTTTGTGCCGCCGCCAGCCCGGTGTGGTGGCGATATTGCTGCCCAAGGCAGAAAGCGTCGAGCAAGTAGATCAGGCGACGGCGTCCGGCAAGCCTGTCTGGCCAATCATTGAAAGCGCCAAGGGCTTGCTGGAGTTGCCGGCTATTGCTCTGGCCAAAGGAATTGAGCGCTTGAGTTTTGGCGCGCTGGATCTGGGCCTGGATTTAGGCTTGATCAGCGGCACCGCCGCATCGCAGCGCATGCTTGATCAGGCCCGTTACGCCATCTTGCTGCACAGCACTCTGGCCCGGTTGGCGCCGCCGCTGGACAGCGTATTTCCCGATATCAAAAACCCTGATGGTATGACCCGCATGGCCGCCGACGCCCGAGACATGGGTTTTGGCGGCCTGCTGTGTATCCATCCGAGCCAGGTCGCGCTGATTCACGCGGCCTTTATGCCTCGTCCTGAAGAGCTGGAATGGGCCCAACGGGTCTTGGCCGCGGTTGCCTCCGGGAACGGGGTGTTCGTGGTCGATGGGCAGATGGTCGATGCCCCGGTGATCGAGCATGCCCGACGCGTCTTGCGTCGGGCGGGCCCGCTGTCCGCCTGA
- a CDS encoding CaiB/BaiF CoA-transferase family protein, which translates to MNDTTPKPRPLDGITVVSLEHAIAAPFCTRQLADLGARVIKVERPGSGDFARDYDERVNGLASHFVWTNRSKESLTLNVKQQEADQVLDKLLATADVLVQNLAPGAAQRMGLSFADLHERFPRLIVCDISGYGEGGPYEQKKAYDLLIQSEGGFLSVTGGSGESDMAKAGCSIADIAAGMYAYTGVLSALLLREKTGEGSRIDVSMLESLVEWMSYPMYYAYAGAPPPPRAGAAHATIYPYGPFPAGDGGTVMLGLQNEREWQQFCDKVLLRPELASDSRFNANARRSENRSDLRTIIVESFARMSAEEVIARLDAASIANAHVNDMAGVWAHPQLQARDRWREVDSPVGKLAALLPPGRNAAFEPRMEAVPDLGEHTDSVLVELGYGADDIQRLHQQGTV; encoded by the coding sequence ATGAACGACACGACACCCAAGCCCCGCCCGCTGGACGGCATCACCGTCGTCAGTCTGGAACACGCCATTGCGGCACCGTTTTGCACCCGGCAACTGGCTGACCTCGGCGCTCGCGTGATCAAGGTCGAACGCCCTGGCTCCGGCGACTTCGCCCGTGACTATGACGAACGGGTCAATGGCCTGGCCTCGCACTTTGTATGGACCAACCGTTCCAAAGAAAGCCTGACCCTGAACGTCAAGCAGCAAGAGGCTGATCAGGTGCTCGACAAGCTACTGGCCACGGCCGATGTGCTGGTTCAGAACCTGGCACCGGGCGCAGCGCAGCGCATGGGGCTGTCTTTTGCAGACTTGCATGAGCGTTTCCCGAGGTTGATCGTTTGCGATATCTCCGGCTATGGAGAGGGCGGGCCTTACGAGCAGAAGAAGGCCTACGACCTGCTGATCCAGAGTGAAGGCGGCTTTCTGTCAGTGACCGGAGGATCCGGCGAGAGCGACATGGCCAAGGCCGGTTGTTCCATTGCTGATATTGCGGCAGGCATGTATGCCTACACCGGCGTGCTCTCGGCCCTGTTGCTGCGTGAGAAAACGGGCGAGGGCAGCCGCATCGATGTGTCGATGCTGGAAAGTCTGGTGGAGTGGATGAGCTACCCGATGTACTACGCCTATGCGGGAGCGCCGCCGCCTCCGAGGGCCGGTGCTGCGCACGCCACTATTTATCCTTATGGGCCTTTCCCTGCGGGCGACGGCGGCACGGTGATGCTCGGTTTGCAGAACGAACGCGAATGGCAGCAGTTTTGCGACAAGGTGTTGCTGAGACCTGAACTGGCGAGCGATTCACGCTTTAATGCCAACGCACGGCGCTCAGAGAATCGCAGCGATTTGCGAACCATCATCGTTGAGAGCTTTGCCCGGATGAGTGCCGAGGAGGTGATTGCACGGCTCGATGCAGCGTCGATAGCCAACGCTCATGTCAACGACATGGCAGGTGTTTGGGCTCATCCGCAGCTTCAGGCGCGTGATCGCTGGCGCGAAGTGGACAGTCCGGTTGGCAAGCTGGCGGCGTTACTGCCGCCGGGGCGCAACGCGGCTTTCGAGCCGCGAATGGAGGCGGTGCCGGATTTGGGCGAGCACACCGACAGTGTGCTGGTCGAACTGGGTTATGGCGCGGATGACATCCAGCGCCTTCACCAACAAGGAACGGTGTGA
- a CDS encoding MmgE/PrpD family protein, which translates to MSQHTQALTEFLANLQYEQLPESVISRTEDLFLDWLGSALASQGSHPIPLFERYAAMMGPASGPAGILVSGTTSSAYFAALVNGASSHLVEQDDLHNSSVLHPATVVFPAALAAAQDLGKSGRELIVAAVAGYEAGIRIGEFLGRSHYRIFHTTATVGTLAAAVAVGKLMGFDQTQFTHVLGSAGTQAAGLWEFLRDAADSKQLHTAKAAADGLLAAYLTAEGLSGAQNILEGEQGMAAGMSSDADPGKLSDGLGTRWALIETSFKFHASCRHTHPAADALLGLMQREKLVAEDIASVTTRVHQGAIDVLGRVQIPQSVHQAKFSMGTVLGLIAVYGKAGLPEFHQHALTDSRVGDFRDKVRMLLDEEVDGAYPQRWLGRVEVVTVDGRIVHGRIDEPKGDPGNTLSRRELEDKFRRLLAFSGARNDQQASELIEQVWHLRNLDDLSVLTRRTAGAESAS; encoded by the coding sequence ATGAGTCAGCACACTCAAGCACTCACTGAATTTTTGGCCAATCTCCAATACGAGCAGTTGCCCGAGAGCGTGATTAGCCGTACCGAAGACCTGTTTCTCGACTGGCTGGGCTCGGCGCTGGCCAGTCAAGGCTCGCATCCCATCCCGTTGTTCGAGCGTTATGCGGCCATGATGGGCCCGGCCAGCGGCCCTGCCGGTATTTTGGTCAGCGGTACCACCAGCTCCGCGTATTTCGCCGCGCTGGTCAATGGTGCCAGCTCGCATTTGGTGGAGCAGGACGACCTGCACAACAGCTCTGTGCTGCACCCCGCGACAGTGGTGTTCCCGGCGGCGTTGGCTGCCGCTCAAGACCTGGGCAAATCCGGACGTGAACTGATCGTCGCCGCTGTTGCCGGTTATGAGGCTGGTATTCGTATAGGTGAGTTCCTCGGCCGCTCGCACTATCGCATCTTCCACACGACGGCCACGGTTGGCACGTTGGCGGCGGCAGTGGCTGTTGGCAAGCTGATGGGCTTTGACCAGACGCAGTTCACCCACGTACTTGGCAGTGCCGGTACTCAGGCTGCGGGTTTGTGGGAGTTCTTGCGCGATGCCGCGGATTCCAAACAGTTGCACACGGCCAAAGCGGCGGCTGATGGACTTCTGGCGGCCTACCTGACCGCTGAAGGATTGAGCGGCGCGCAGAACATTCTCGAGGGCGAGCAGGGCATGGCCGCTGGAATGTCCAGTGATGCTGATCCGGGCAAATTGTCAGATGGCTTGGGTACGCGTTGGGCGCTGATTGAAACCTCGTTCAAGTTTCACGCCTCGTGCCGCCACACGCACCCGGCGGCAGACGCTCTGCTGGGCCTGATGCAGCGCGAAAAGCTGGTGGCCGAGGACATTGCCAGTGTTACCACGCGGGTCCATCAAGGGGCCATTGATGTCTTGGGTCGTGTGCAGATTCCGCAAAGCGTGCACCAAGCCAAGTTTTCGATGGGCACGGTGTTGGGCCTGATCGCCGTTTACGGCAAGGCCGGGTTGCCCGAGTTTCACCAGCACGCACTGACCGATTCCCGTGTCGGCGATTTTCGCGACAAGGTGCGCATGCTGCTCGACGAGGAAGTCGACGGCGCTTACCCGCAGCGTTGGCTGGGCCGGGTGGAGGTCGTCACAGTGGACGGGCGAATCGTGCATGGCCGCATCGACGAGCCCAAGGGCGACCCGGGCAATACCCTGAGCCGCCGCGAACTGGAAGACAAATTCCGCCGTTTGCTGGCCTTTTCCGGCGCGCGCAACGATCAACAGGCGTCTGAACTCATTGAGCAGGTTTGGCACCTGCGCAACCTGGACGACCTGAGTGTGCTGACCCGCCGCACCGCTGGTGCAGAGAGCGCATCATGA